The following is a genomic window from Candidatus Methylomirabilota bacterium.
AAGATAGACGTGGCAGATCTGGGCGACCTTCATCCGGCGATCCGTTCATACACCCGTTCGAGGCGGTCTACCACCGGCCTGGGCGAATAGCGCTCTTCGATCAAAGACCGCGACGCCCGACCCATGGCCTCTCCCAGCGCCGGGTACCTGAGGAGTTCAATCAGGCGCTCCGCCATAACCTGATCGTCGGCAGCGACGAAGGCGTGAATGCCGTCTTCGACCTCGATCCCTTCGATACCGTCTGTCGTCGTGACGACGGGGACCCCATAGGCCATCGACTCCAACACCTTCACCTTCATCCCACTCCCGAACGGAAGAGGATAGGCGAAAGCCTGCACCTGTTCGAAAAGCCGCCGGGGATGAGGCAGGTCGTCAAGGATGGTGACGCCGGGCTCGCGAAGAAATGTGGCGAGATGCCGTCGCGCTTCCCAGCCGGCGATCAGGAGCTCGGCATCCGGAATCGCCCTCCTCACCCGGGGCCACACCGATCTGATCAGGTGTATCGCCGCCAGGCGGCAGGGCCGAAAGTACATCGACCCGATGAGCCCTACCGTCCGGGTTCGAGGGAGGCGAGGCATGAACTCATACAGGCTTGGATCGATGGCGAAGGGGACGACAAAAACCTCGGCCTCAGGGTGGAGCGCCTTGACCCGTTCCCCGTCGCTTCCGGTTAACACCCTGATCGCGCGAAAGCGCTGCATCACCCGCCGCTCCCCTTTCTCCTGCAGCCTGGCGAGCAGGCGCCGTCCAGGCGAAGGGTGCTGTAGATCGATGGAGGCCAGCCAATGGATCGACAGGAGCGCGCGGTCCCGGTCCGTCCCCAAATAGCCCAGCCACAGATCCTCGAGATGAATGAGATCGTAGCCGGCGCAGAGCAGCCGGTCCAGGTCCCGCTCCAGGCCGCTCGGGATGAGACGGGAGTACCCGGGAGCCGCATTGCGGAGGAACTGGCCCAGCCGTCCTCCATGCCGTCGTAAGGGTGAATGCCGATCTCGGAAAATAGAAGGATACAGCTTCAGCTCAAGGCCTGTGCTTCCCA
Proteins encoded in this region:
- a CDS encoding glycosyltransferase family 4 protein; translation: MRIIVSTPDVPDPFGPTSARWYYGLLKELAERGHRVTCLSFFSKAHEAERAMSFLGSTGLELKLYPSIFRDRHSPLRRHGGRLGQFLRNAAPGYSRLIPSGLERDLDRLLCAGYDLIHLEDLWLGYLGTDRDRALLSIHWLASIDLQHPSPGRRLLARLQEKGERRVMQRFRAIRVLTGSDGERVKALHPEAEVFVVPFAIDPSLYEFMPRLPRTRTVGLIGSMYFRPCRLAAIHLIRSVWPRVRRAIPDAELLIAGWEARRHLATFLREPGVTILDDLPHPRRLFEQVQAFAYPLPFGSGMKVKVLESMAYGVPVVTTTDGIEGIEVEDGIHAFVAADDQVMAERLIELLRYPALGEAMGRASRSLIEERYSPRPVVDRLERVYERIAG